In the Bacillus shivajii genome, one interval contains:
- a CDS encoding alpha-ketoacid dehydrogenase subunit beta, with amino-acid sequence MSRKVTMIQAISEVLDQKLAEDRRVMLLGEDIGKNGGVFRATDGLYEKHGADRVVDTPLAESGIIGSSIGLAMNGKVPVVEIQFLAFIYPGFEQIVSHAARMRYRTRGQFEVPMVIRTPYGAGIRGPELHSESVETFFAHTPGLKVVVPSNPYDAKGLLASAIEEKDPVIFLEPTKLYRAFKEEVPEELYRVPLGKANVIKEGADLTIFAWGAMVREALNAAKRAEEEKGWSCEVVDIRSLYPLDREAIIHSVKKTGRAIIVQEAHKTAGLGGEIISLINEEALIYLKAPIKRISGFDVPVPQFSVEDEYLPTVERVTKGIHETVLF; translated from the coding sequence TTGAGTAGAAAAGTAACAATGATTCAAGCGATCTCAGAAGTGTTAGATCAAAAGTTGGCTGAAGATCGGAGGGTGATGCTCTTAGGAGAAGATATTGGAAAAAACGGTGGTGTATTCAGGGCGACAGATGGATTATATGAGAAGCACGGAGCCGATCGAGTTGTTGACACTCCTTTAGCTGAATCAGGAATTATCGGCTCCTCAATAGGTTTAGCTATGAATGGAAAAGTCCCTGTTGTGGAAATACAGTTTCTTGCGTTCATTTATCCTGGGTTTGAACAAATTGTATCTCATGCAGCGAGAATGAGGTACCGTACCCGTGGTCAATTTGAGGTACCAATGGTGATCCGTACTCCATATGGGGCAGGTATACGAGGCCCTGAACTTCATTCAGAAAGTGTAGAGACATTTTTTGCCCATACACCTGGGTTAAAAGTGGTTGTACCTAGTAACCCTTATGATGCTAAAGGGTTACTAGCTTCGGCAATTGAAGAGAAAGATCCTGTAATTTTTCTTGAACCAACAAAACTATATCGTGCCTTTAAGGAAGAAGTACCTGAAGAGTTGTACCGAGTGCCCTTAGGGAAAGCAAACGTCATAAAAGAAGGGGCAGACTTAACGATTTTTGCATGGGGAGCTATGGTTAGGGAGGCTTTAAATGCAGCGAAACGAGCGGAGGAAGAGAAAGGGTGGAGCTGTGAAGTTGTTGATATTCGTTCCCTTTACCCATTAGACCGAGAGGCAATTATACATTCAGTGAAAAAAACTGGGCGAGCAATCATTGTCCAGGAAGCACATAAGACAGCTGGATTAGGTGGGGAGATCATTTCTCTCATCAATGAGGAAGCACTTATCTATTTAAAAGCTCCGATTAAACGTATATCAGGATTTGATGTCCCAGTACCACAATTTTCAGTTGAAGATGAATACTTACCAACAGTAGAAAGAGTTACAAAAGGGATTCATGAAACGGTATTATTTTAA